A region of the Prochlorothrix hollandica PCC 9006 = CALU 1027 genome:
TTTACCCGGTCCAATTTCCAAGACACGATCGCTGGGGCACAAACGGGCTGCGGCAACAATAGTATGAAGAACCTGAGGATCGCGAAGCCAGTGTTGGCCAAAGCGCTTGCGGGGATAGCTCACGGGGAATACTGAGAAATGGGTGGACTGGCACAGAGACAACAATGGGGAGACCTACCCATGGTAAATGGCGGGAGTACCCCCTATGCGAATCCTGATGCGACAGGAGAAGATGAACTTAAGTTGAAGATGTTGAGAAGAAATACACCTTAGCTCCATCTAGCCCCATCTCGCTCCAGCCCAAGCACTCTCTGTCTGTGGTTCCATCAATGGTTCCATTGGCGAGGTGCCCCCACCTCATGGAGGTGAATAACCCTATGGATTATCTGTACTATTTAGCCAATGCCAGCCTGACCCTGCGGGTCGTTGAGCATTTCCATAACCAATCCAACTGGTCCCTTAATTTTTTGACCGTGATCCATAAAATCGATGGTTGGATCCTACGGATTAAATTAAATAAGCCGTTATCAGAAGATCAGGATAAAGACTTTCGAGCCTTTCTCAATGAATTAGGTATTCCCTACGATCCGGGAATGCGGTTACAAATGGCCCTCTGGAGCCTAGAAACCGGTCAATCTCCCATCACCGTCATGCGCCGCTATCAGGTGGCAGTGGTGTCCCATGGCCGTCCCGATCGGGAGGAAATCGAAGAATTCCGTCAGCAATTTGTGCGGGGCTTGGGTTACTGCCCGGAAACGTTAGCCTAGGGCACTAGATAAACCTAGGGCACTAGATAAACCTAGGGCACTGGACAAAACAAAAACAACGCTATCTCAATCTCGGAGGGTGGGCCATGCTCACCCTTTTTTTTCTGGTTAACTGACAAAACAAAAGACGCTGCACTGGGCGCGAAAACCATGCCCCTACCGGGTTTTGGTCACTGTAGAGGTCAGGTTTCCTGGGAGCATCCCAGTTTAGCAACTTGCTCTTCATCCCCCTCATCCCCCAGCCCCTTCTCCCAGGGCGGGAGAAGGGGAGCAAGAAGTCTTCAAAGTCCCTCTCCCGTTCTGGGAGAGGGATTTAGGGTGAGGGCAGCCAAAGCGGGATGCACCCGGTTTCCTGTCCCTAGCGGTGGTGTGGGGTTCTGGCAACCCACGTGGGCCTTAGGCGCGGCGGCGCAACACCTGCACCAGAGTCAGGAATTCCGGGGGGAGCGGGGCGATCGCCTCCAGGGGTTCCCCCGTCGCCGGATGCTGGAGCCGTAACCCATAGGCATGGAGCGCCTGACCCTGGAGCTTGACCCCCAGCGATCGCCCCGAACCATAGAGGGCATCCCCCACAATGGCATGGCCCAACCAAGCACAATGGACGCGGATTTGGTGGGTTCGCCCCGTTTCGAGGTGAAATTGCACCAGGGTATAGTTGCCGAGGCGTTCGTGGACCTGCCACTGGGTCGCAGCCCAGCGCCCGCCGTTTTCCTCCGCGACAATGGCCATGCGCTTGCGATCGACGGGGTGTCGTCCCACCGGCTGCTCCACCCGTCCCGCCTCCTCCTTCATAGCTCCATGGACAATGCCGAAATACTCCCGTTGGGCGGTTTTTTGGCGAATTTGGCCCTGCAAGTTCAACAAAGCCTGATCGGTTTTAGCCACCACCATCACGCCGCTGGTGTCTTTATCCAGGCGGTGAACAATGCCGGGGCGCTGGATGCCCCCAATACCGGGCAGGTGGGGACAGTGGGCCAACAGCCCATTGACTAGGGTTCCCTGGCTATGGCCGGGGGCGGGATGCACCACCAGTCCCTTGGGCTTATTGAGCAAAATCAGGTGGTCGTCTTCATAGAGAATATTCAGATCCATGGTCTCTGGCACCAGATCCAGGGGTTCCGGTTCCGGCAGGGTGATGTGGATCTGATCCCCCTGTTGCACCTTACTGTTTTTATTGGTTTCGATGCGATCGTTGACCTGCACCTGGCCTTGATCGATCAGTTTCTGCAACCGCGATCGGGAAAAGCCCGTATCCGGGGGAATCGCCTGGGCCAGCCAGCGATCGAGGCGATCGCCCCCGGTGGTCACCGTAAAGGTCAGGGGGTCAGGGAAAGAATCGCCGTCGGAGCAGGGGGACATAGGGACGTTCAGGTAATGAAGGTTCAAAACGGCAAGGGCCAGCATTAACAGTCGCTCTGGTTTGTAGTAGCGACTTCAGTCGCTCTGGTCCATAGCTTCCTGGAGGGGAACGACTGAAGTCGTTATTACGAACGGGGGAAGCCGCTCAAGGCGAGGGTTTG
Encoded here:
- a CDS encoding RluA family pseudouridine synthase translates to MSPCSDGDSFPDPLTFTVTTGGDRLDRWLAQAIPPDTGFSRSRLQKLIDQGQVQVNDRIETNKNSKVQQGDQIHITLPEPEPLDLVPETMDLNILYEDDHLILLNKPKGLVVHPAPGHSQGTLVNGLLAHCPHLPGIGGIQRPGIVHRLDKDTSGVMVVAKTDQALLNLQGQIRQKTAQREYFGIVHGAMKEEAGRVEQPVGRHPVDRKRMAIVAEENGGRWAATQWQVHERLGNYTLVQFHLETGRTHQIRVHCAWLGHAIVGDALYGSGRSLGVKLQGQALHAYGLRLQHPATGEPLEAIAPLPPEFLTLVQVLRRRA